The Perca fluviatilis chromosome 2, GENO_Pfluv_1.0, whole genome shotgun sequence genome includes a region encoding these proteins:
- the si:dkey-182i3.11 gene encoding leucine-rich repeat-containing protein 15, with protein sequence MLTALTLAFLSLMVWPSNLCPPTCECRHNLTNVVCQEKGLDQIPELPEDTEQLYISYNKIQEIPKHGLEKLKVLDLTKNQLNVFLSLNPVWPNMTKLSKLFLRNNDLRLLHPGQFLNCLALTLLDLSENRIEYLPIGFLHGLSNLKTLFVNFNQIQMLQVGGLEGAFALADLHLSHNNITKIEEGVFKNSTVLENLVLSRNKITRVGEASFTGVTGLQQLNLSGNMLATVPAEALRVVNRLRFLYLQKNSITSLPEDCFSSLSLLAHLDLSNNKLTTLSEGSLRGLTMLHALDLSFNLIDSLPSKVFEDLIRLESLDLYRNMLASLPLDVFSNLNNLQELQLDSNQISAIPVGVFDSLSKLNDLHLSNNRIPELRPALFNKLESLQNLYLESNALRHLREGLFHKMKVLKKIHLDDNHIRSLHPSVFHGLVRVQSLKLSRNHLTSLHPDQFRDLIGLKKLKLDGNHIGNLPASLFVNLLHLNILDLDYNSISELSPDDFVGSTNLKDLRLSFNQLHDIPFNTFYPLHNLHKLLLKNNSLGSLHPQLFARLRKLTELNLDGNKLDHLQPGVFKGLLKLQKLSLKSNQLRAVENGTLEHLRNLRAVYLSGNLWDCSCAHILYISSWVNMHRDKLGDQPTCFFSSSSSENTTLSQAALSPLLLQDHCLASAASGSSPLFPLEMLNLLTISLIAVCPL encoded by the exons ATGTTGACAGCCTTAACTCTGGCCTTCCTGAGCCTTATGGTGTGGCCGTCTAACCTCTGCCCTCCAACCTGCGAATGTCGCCACAACCTGACCAATGTTGTGTGTCAGGAGAAAGGACTGGACCAGATCCCTGAGCTGCCAGAAGACACAGAGCAGCTGTACATCTCATACAATAAGATCCAGGAAATACCCAAGCATGGGCTGGAGAAGCTAAAG GTCCTGGACCTGACTAAGAATCAGCTGAATGTCTTCCTATCCCTCAACCCAGTTTGGCCCAATATGACAAAGCTGTCTAAGCTCTTCCTACGCAACAATGACCTGAGGTTGCTACACCCTGGTCAGTTCTTGAACTGCCTCGCTCTCACCTTACTGGACCTGAGTGAGAACCGGATCGAATATCTACCCATTGGATTCCTCCACGGATTATCTAATCTGAAGACGCTGTTTGTGAACTTTAACCAGATTCAAATGTTACAGGTTGGTGGACTGGAAGGAGCCTTCGCCCTCGCTGACCTCCACCTTAgccacaacaatataacaaaGATAGAGGAAGGTGTGTTCAAGAACTCCACTGTGTTGGAGAACCTTGTTCTGTCCAGAAACAAAATCACACGTGTGGGCGAAGCCAGCTTCACAGGAGTGACAGGTCTCCAACAGCTTAACCTGAGTGGTAACATGCTGGCCACTGTTCCAGCTGAGGCATTGAGGGTTGTTAACAGGCTCAGGTTTCTGTATCTACAGAAGAACAGCATCACCAGCCTTCCAGAGGATTGCTTCTCCTCATTGAGCCTATTGGCGCATCTAGACTTGAGCAACAACAAGCTGACCACTCTGTCTGAGGGATCACTAAGAGGTCTGACCATGCTGCATGCGCTGGACCTCAGTTTCAACCTCATAGATTCTCTTCCCTCAAAAGTCTTCGAAGACCTGATCAGGCTTGAGTCACTTGATTTATACAGGAACATGCTGGCATCTCTTCCTCTGGATGTATTCAGTAACTTGAACAACCTGCAAGAGTTGCAGCTGGACAGCAATCAGATCTCTGCCATACCAGTCGGGGTATTCGATTCGTTGTCCAAACTCAACGACTTACATCTGTCGAACAACCGCATCCCGGAGCTCCGACCTGCTCTGTTCAACAAGCTTGAATCACTGCAGAACCTGTACTTGGAGTCCAACGCTCTGAGGCACCTTCGCGAAGGCCTTTTCCACAAGATGAAGGTCCTCAAGAAGATACACCTCGATGACAACCATATCAGGTCTCTACATCCCTCAGTCTTCCATGGTTTGGTGCGAGTACAGTCGCTGAAACTCTCGCGCAACCATCTCACCTCTCTACACCCGGACCAGTTCAGAGACCTTATTGGTTTGAAAAAGTTAAAACTAGATGGAAACCACATAGGTAACCTTCCTGCAAGCCTGTTTGTGAATCTACTACATCTTAATATTCTGGATCTGGACTACAACAGTATCTCAGAGCTGTCTCCTGATGACTTCGTAGGGTCGACTAACCTGAAAGACCTCAGATTAAGTTTCAATCAGCTCCATGACATCCCGTTTAACACTTTCTATCCCCTACACAACCTCCACAAGCTTCTGCTGAAGAACAACAGCCTGGGTAGTTTACACCCTCAGCTCTTTGCCCGACTTCGAAAGCTAACAGAACTCAACTTGGACGGAAACAAGTTGGATCACCTGCAACCTGGTGTATTTAAAGGACTCTTAAAACTTCAGAAACTGAGTTTAAAGTCCAACCAGCTTAGAGCAGTAGAGAATGGGACTTTGGAGCACTTAAGAAACCTTAGGGCTGTCTATCTGTCAGGTAATTTATGGGACTGCTCCTGTGCACATATTCTCTACATCAGCAGCTGGGTCAACATGCACAGAGACAAGCTCGGAGACCAGCCCACttgcttcttctcttcttcttcctctgagAATACAACACTTTCTCAAGCAGCTCTGTCTCCCCTGTTGTTACAAGATCATTGCTTAGCAAGTGCTGCAAGTGGCTCGTCCCCTTTATTTCCTCTAGAAATGCTGAATCTGCTCACAATTTCTCTCATAGCTGTCTGCCCACTGTGA